The DNA window CAAAAGTTGAGCTGTACCCAACCGATAGCAATCGGTACCAAAGACCGGCCAAGCGGCCGGCTAACTCGGTGCTGGACCCTTTCCCGTTGAAAGAAACTCTTGGATATCTCCTGCCTTCATGGCAAGATGCGCTGCGGCGCTACCACACCACTTAGCTATAAAGATGGGAGTGGCAGTTTTGAAAGTTCTGGTCACCGGCGGCGCCGGCTTTATTGGCTCTAACTTCGTTCAATACCTTTTACGTGAGCATCCGGACTGGCAGATCCTCAACCTGGATAAGCTTACCTATGCCGGTAACCTGGAAAATCTGGTCGCTATCCAGGACGACCCCCGCTACACCTTCGTCCATGGTGACGTGGCCGACCGAGGACTAGTACATAATCTTTTTGCGCGGGAGAAATTCGACCTGGTGGCACATCTTGCCGCCGAGTCCCACGTGGACCGCAGTATCCTCGACGCCTCGCCTTTCATTGAAACTAACATCAAGGGTACTCAGGTCCTCCTGGAAGCGGCCAAACGGTACCAGGTGCAGAAATTCCTCCAGGTATCCACCGACGAGGTTTACGGCTCTTTAGGGCCGGACGATCCGCCCTTTACCGAGGAGAGCCCCATCCGGCCCAACAGTCCCTATTCCGCCAGCAAGGCGTCGGCCGACCTTTTGGCCCGGGCCTATTTCATTACCTTCGGCGTGCCGGTGGTCATCACCAGGTGCAGCAACAACTACGGTCCCTACCAGCACCCGGAGAAGTTCATTCCGACCATCATTCTAAACGCCCTGGCCGATAGCCCCATCCCCGTCTACGGCGACGGCCAAAACGTCCGGGATTGGATCCACGTCCAGGATCACTGCCGCGCCCTGGACCTGGCCCTACAAAGAGGCGAAGCCGGGCAGGTTTATAACATCGGCGCCAATAACGAACACAGCAACCTGGATATAGTGAGGACCATCTTGAAGATCATGGGCAAACCCGAGACTTTAATCACCTTTGTCAAGGACCGTCCCGGCCACGACCGGCGTTATGCCATCAACCCCGCCAAGCTGGTGGCGGAGCTGGGCTGGCGGCCGCAGGTGGACTTTGCCACCGGCCTTGAAGACCTCATCACCTGGTATACCACCCACCGCCCCTGGTGGGAGCGGGTCAAAAGCGGGGAGTACCGGGAGTACGCGGAGAAGTGGTATGGCGGCCTTATAGGGTAGGATGCCTAGTACCTGTATAAATTTATGAAGAAGAGTACTGATGGCTTATTGCTGTATAGGGGTTAGTCAACCCAGTGTGATTTGGTTGGCAAGAGACCGCGAAAGCGGTGCGTTGGAGGTGAAGTTGTGATTAGCGATAAAGCGGTAGTATTGACCAGCAAGATCGGTGAAGGCACTATCGTACATGAATTTGCGGTGGTGCGCAAGCAGGTTATTATAGGCGACAATGTTGTTATTCATCCGCATGTGGTCATCGAAGACGGTGTGGTAATTGGCGATAACGTGGAGGTTTTCCCGGGAACGTACATTGGCAAGATTCCTAAGGGTGCTGGCGCTTTGGCTCGGGCGCCCCGGTTTGAACCCTTTGTGAAAATTGGAGATAATTGTTGCATTGGCCCGAATGCTATCATCTTTTGTGGGGTGATCATTGGCAATAACACCTTGATCGGTGACGGTGTCTCGATTAGAGAACAGTGTCGCGTGGGGTCCTATAGCATCGTAGGTCGCTATGCCACTATCAATTATAATACGCAAATCGGTAATAGGACCAAGATCATGGACCTGACGCATATTACGGGTAACTCACACATTGGTGATGACGTATTTGTCAGTGTCTGTGTAGGAACGACAAATGATAACGCGATTGGCAGCTTAAAAGTTGACAAAGACAGTATTGTTGGCCCTTACATTGACGATGGCGCGGCCATTGGCGCGGGGGCATCGCTGTTACCGGGCACCCGTATTGGAAAAGGCGCCGTAGTTGGCGCGGGGGCAGTTGTTACAAAGGATGTACCACCTTACGCCGTAGTGATGGGCATACCGGCAAGGGTGGTCCGTTTCTTGAACCAGCGAGGTGAGTGACTCAGTGTTGTCTGATTGTAGAATTATAGAGTTACCCAAGATACCGGATCACCGAGGAAACCTCACCTTCATTGAGGGGGAAAAACATATTCCTTTCCCCATCAAGAGGGTGTTTTACGTGTACGACGTCCCTGGGGGGGCAAGTCGTGGTGCCCATGCCCATCGTGAGTTGGAACAGTTCTTGATCTGCGTGTCAGGGGCTTTAGATGTTTACCTGGACGACGGGTACGAGAAGAGGACAGTGCACCTTAACCGTGCCAACGAGGGATTGTATATACCGCCTATGATATGGGCCTCTGAGGGGAATTTTGATACGGGGACCGTCTACCTGGTATTGGCTTCCCGCCCGTACGATGAGTCCGATTACTACCGCGATTATGACCAATTCTTGGCTGCGGTTCGGGGGCGTACATCTTGAATGTTCCGTTTCTCGACCTTAAGTCAGCGTACCTCGAATTGAAAGATGAGCTTGACTCTGCTTATCAGCGGGTAATGGAAAGTGGCTGGTACATCCTTGGCTCAGAGGTAGATGCCTTTGAGCGGGAGTTTGCCGCCTACTGCGGAGTTAAGCACTGTATCGGCGTGGGTAATGGCCTTGATGCTCTCCATCTAACTCTGCGTGCGGCGGGGATAGGCCCAGGAGATGAGGTGATCGTTCCGGCCAATACCTACATTGCTACGTGGTTGGCTGTATCCTACGCGGGGGCAACTCCTGTTCCCGTGGAACCCAACGAGCGGACTTATAACATAGACCCAACGCGGGTCGAGGCCGCGATCACCTGCCGGACGAAAGCCATCATGCCGGTGCACCTTTACGGGCAACCGGCTGACATGGACCCCATCCTTGAGATAGCCCAACGGCATGGATTGTGGGTTTTCGAAGACGCCGCTCAGGCCCACGGCGCCCGATATAAGGGTCGGCGAATTGGTTCCCTAGGAGATGCTGCCGGCTTCAGTTTCTATCCAGGCAAGAACCTCGGTGCCTTCGGCGACGGTGGCGCCGTGACCACCAACAACGATGAGCTAGCCGAGAGAATACGCGCTCTACGGAATTATGGTTCCCAAGTCAAGTACATAAATAGATATAAGGGCCTAAACTCCCGCCTAGATGAACTGCAGGCGGCCCTTTTAAGGGTGAGGCTTCGGCGCCTCGATGGGTGGAACGCTCGCCGTTCCATGGTTGCTGCTACCTACAGTCAGGCTCTGGTCGAAACCGATTTGATCCTGCCCTACGTGCCTGAGTGGGCAGAACCGGTATGGCATCTTTATGTGGTGAGGAGCCGCGCGCGGGATGTCCTGCAAAAACGGCTCGCCGATGCAGGGATTGGTACCCTTATCCATTATCCAATTCCTCCCCATCTCCAGGATGCTTATAAAGACCTAGGCTTCAGCCGAGGAGCGTATCCCATCACTGAGCGGCTGGCACAAGAGGTTTTAAGCTTGCCCATGGGGCCCCACTTGTTGCCAGAACACGTTAATGCTGTGGTACAGGCGGTGAAAACTCAGTGCGAATCTTGATATCCTTGACGAGACCTCTAAGGCTGGCATACACGAGACTGAAAAGAGCGCAGCGTAGATTGCTTGCATATCTGCAACCAGGTGCGCTTCGTGGCAACCTAAGCCTTGATAAGGATGTCGTGCTTGTTCCTCTGTGCTGCGATGGCCAAGGCAAGGTTATCGTGCGGGGGGGGACTGTTATAGGCTCCCCACTGTCGCCACGCCTGGGCAAAGGGGAGGTGTTGTTACAGGCTAGAACGCCGAATTCCGTCATAGAGATAGGCACGGGGGTAGCTTTCTCTAACAACGTTTCTGTAGTCGCAATGGAAAAGGTGGCGATCGGATCAGGCACCCTTGTTGGGAATCTGGTTACGATTATGGATAGTAACTTCCACGAAATCGACCCAAGCAGAAGGCGGGATGGCACGGGGATGGTTAAACCAGTTTACGTAGGGGAGAATGTGTGGTTGGGCAGTCGCGTCATTGTGCAAAAAGGGGTGAGCACCGGAAATAATTCCATAGTTACTCCCCAATCGGTTGTGACCAGAGATATTCCACCAAACTGTATAGCTGGCGGCATCCCGGCTAGGGTGATTAGGCAAATTGGAGCGTAGCAAGGACAGTACCGTAGCTGGTATCCTTCGGGCCTCGGCCATCATGGGCAGCAGCTCAGCGGTATCCATTGTCGCCGGCATAATAAAGGCCAAGGTCATGGCCGTGCTCCTGGGCCCGACGGGTATCGGGTTCATGGGCCTTCTACAGTCCATCCTTACCACCGTCGGCACTCTTTCAGGTATGGGGCTGGCCAGTAGTGGCGTCCGGGAGATTGCGGCGGCTCAGGCAAACGGTGCTCCCGAAAGAATGGCCCGTACCCGTAGCGCCCTCTGGTGGGCAGCTGTTGTATTCGGTCTATTGGGCGCGCTGGCCTTGGTACTTCTACGCGAGCCCATTGCTAGGTTTACCTTTGGCACCACCGCCTACAGCTATGGTGTTGCCTGGTTGAGCATTGGGGTTTGGGCCACCACCATTTCCGGCGCTCAAACGGCCCTACTCAACGGCTTGCGCCGCCTGGGGGACCTTGCTAAGGTAAACATCTTTGGGTCACTGGCAGCTATGATCATCGGGGTAGTGGCTGTCTGGCAATGGGGGATTGC is part of the Clostridia bacterium genome and encodes:
- the rfbB gene encoding dTDP-glucose 4,6-dehydratase — translated: MKVLVTGGAGFIGSNFVQYLLREHPDWQILNLDKLTYAGNLENLVAIQDDPRYTFVHGDVADRGLVHNLFAREKFDLVAHLAAESHVDRSILDASPFIETNIKGTQVLLEAAKRYQVQKFLQVSTDEVYGSLGPDDPPFTEESPIRPNSPYSASKASADLLARAYFITFGVPVVITRCSNNYGPYQHPEKFIPTIILNALADSPIPVYGDGQNVRDWIHVQDHCRALDLALQRGEAGQVYNIGANNEHSNLDIVRTILKIMGKPETLITFVKDRPGHDRRYAINPAKLVAELGWRPQVDFATGLEDLITWYTTHRPWWERVKSGEYREYAEKWYGGLIG
- a CDS encoding DegT/DnrJ/EryC1/StrS family aminotransferase, giving the protein MNVPFLDLKSAYLELKDELDSAYQRVMESGWYILGSEVDAFEREFAAYCGVKHCIGVGNGLDALHLTLRAAGIGPGDEVIVPANTYIATWLAVSYAGATPVPVEPNERTYNIDPTRVEAAITCRTKAIMPVHLYGQPADMDPILEIAQRHGLWVFEDAAQAHGARYKGRRIGSLGDAAGFSFYPGKNLGAFGDGGAVTTNNDELAERIRALRNYGSQVKYINRYKGLNSRLDELQAALLRVRLRRLDGWNARRSMVAATYSQALVETDLILPYVPEWAEPVWHLYVVRSRARDVLQKRLADAGIGTLIHYPIPPHLQDAYKDLGFSRGAYPITERLAQEVLSLPMGPHLLPEHVNAVVQAVKTQCES
- a CDS encoding sugar nucleotide-binding protein, with protein sequence KVELYPTDSNRYQRPAKRPANSVLDPFPLKETLGYLLPSWQDALRRYHTT
- a CDS encoding WxcM-like domain-containing protein is translated as MSDSVLSDCRIIELPKIPDHRGNLTFIEGEKHIPFPIKRVFYVYDVPGGASRGAHAHRELEQFLICVSGALDVYLDDGYEKRTVHLNRANEGLYIPPMIWASEGNFDTGTVYLVLASRPYDESDYYRDYDQFLAAVRGRTS
- a CDS encoding transferase → MISDKAVVLTSKIGEGTIVHEFAVVRKQVIIGDNVVIHPHVVIEDGVVIGDNVEVFPGTYIGKIPKGAGALARAPRFEPFVKIGDNCCIGPNAIIFCGVIIGNNTLIGDGVSIREQCRVGSYSIVGRYATINYNTQIGNRTKIMDLTHITGNSHIGDDVFVSVCVGTTNDNAIGSLKVDKDSIVGPYIDDGAAIGAGASLLPGTRIGKGAVVGAGAVVTKDVPPYAVVMGIPARVVRFLNQRGE
- a CDS encoding oligosaccharide flippase family protein, producing MERSKDSTVAGILRASAIMGSSSAVSIVAGIIKAKVMAVLLGPTGIGFMGLLQSILTTVGTLSGMGLASSGVREIAAAQANGAPERMARTRSALWWAAVVFGLLGALALVLLREPIARFTFGTTAYSYGVAWLSIGVWATTISGAQTALLNGLRRLGDLAKVNIFGSLAAMIIGVVAVWQWGIAGVVVAVVIAPLTTMAVSWWLTRGLMSPEATVTLKELREPWRRLLSLGVVFMTTALMSVGTQFLVRLIVTRTLGLDATGHFQAAWSIS